Proteins encoded by one window of Panicum virgatum strain AP13 chromosome 7N, P.virgatum_v5, whole genome shotgun sequence:
- the LOC120681295 gene encoding probable purine permease 11, which yields MADNNGGNSNSGGASTNTAEVQIQIPGPSKNEAPAAQEAPAGSSQARNCKWWFVVATDALFLIVGQTSATLLGRYYYSQGGSSKWLSAFLQTAGFPILFFGLFFFPSKSSSGETPIGKVAMIYIVLGLIMTADNIMYSHGLMYLPVSTYSLICASQLAFNVIFSYVLNSQKLTGLIMNSVVLLTLSASLLGDNHESYGYNGVSRGKYLLGFLLTLGASGTYSLILSLMQLTFENVVKKQTFSAVLNMQIYTAFVATFASLIGLFASGEWKDLKGEMDTFQSGQFSYLMTLVWTSVSWQVASVGMVGLIFEVSSLFSNVISIFALPIVPLFGVMVFHDKMNGVKIIAMLISIWGFNSYVYQHYLDNKKARSA from the coding sequence GACCATCGAAAAACGAAGCTCCAGCAGCTCAGGAAGCACCAGCGGGGAGCTCCCAAGCCAGGAATTGCAAATGGTGGTTTGTGGTGGCAACAGATGCGTTATTCCTCATTGTCGGTCAGACATCAGCAACACTGTTGGGGAGGTACTACTACAGCCAAGGTGGCAGCAGCAAGTGGTTATCAGCATTTCTGCAGACTGCTGGCTTTCCTATACTGTTCTTCGGTCTGTTCTTTTTCCCTTCAAAGTCATCTTCCGGCGAAACTCCGATCGGCAAAGTTGCTATGATATACATTGTCTTGGGGCTCATCATGACCGCCGACAACATTATGTATTCCCATGGGCTGATGTATCTTCCAGTCTCAACATATTCGCTCATCTGTGCTAGTCAGCTTGCCTTCAATGTCATCTTCTCATACGTCTTAAACTCTCAGAAGCTCACTGGTTTGATCATGAACTCTGTGGTCCTGCTTACCTTGTCTGCTTCGCTTCTTGGAGACAATCATGAATCTTATGGATATAACGGTGTCTCAAGAGGAAAGTATCTTCTGGGTTTCCTGTTGACACTAGGAGCTTCAGGCACCTACTCACTCATCCTTTCACTGATGCAACTCACATTCGAGAATGTGGTCAAGAAGCAAACCTTCTCAGCAGTTTTGAACATGCAGATATATACTGCATTTGTGGCAACCTTTGCCTCTCTTATTGGACTATTTGCAAGTGGTGAATGGAAAGATTTGAAAGGGGAGATGGACACGTTCCAATCAGGACAGTTCTCTTATCTGATGACCTTGGTGTGGACTTCCGTGTCTTGGCAGGTCGCTTCTGTTGGGATGGTGGGTTTGATATTTGAGGTATCGTCGTTGTTCTCCAATGTGATCAGCATCTTCGCTCTACCTATCGTTCCTCTTTTTGGTGTGATGGTCTTTCATGACAAGATGAATGGAGTCAAGATCATAGCCATGCTAATTTCGATATGGGGTTTCAATTCATATGTCTACCAACACTATCTTGATAACAAGAAAGCTAGAAGTGCATAG